The uncultured Fibrobacter sp. DNA window TACTAGTCCTTCAGGCAGCGGAGGCTGGCGCCGAATTCGGGATTGAACTTTTCGAACTTGGCGGTGTTCTTGTTCGTGACGAATGTGAGGACTTCGCCTTCGCTTGTCCAGAAGTAAGCCTTCTGTCCGGCTTCTTCGAGCTTGCGTTCCTTGAGCGGTACGTCGCTCTTGGCGAAGTGTGCGCCGCCGGCCTTGGCGCCGAATCCGAATTCATCCTTGCCGTTGCCGCGTTCGGCGGTTCCCTTGATGGGGTCCCAGCCGTAGCCGGCTTTCAACTTCATGCCGGGTTCCTTGCCCGCGAAGTCAAGCAAAACTTGCCATTCGTCCTTGCTCGGCATGTGGAATCCGTCGGGGCATGCCTTCTGGGCATTTTCGAAGTCGTAGAGACGGCCCCAGTGGTTGCACTGGTAACAGAGCGATCCGCTTGCCGTCGCGTAGTTGATATTTTCGGCAGTCCAGAGCTGCGTGCCGATGCGCACCCATTCGTAGGCGTAGCCGTCGCGCGGGTCCTTGTAGCTGCCGCTGGTGGCGGGTTCGCCGTTCTCGTCTAGGTACTTGCCGAATTCTATCTGCTTGTTCTGCTTGTAGAGGGCGCTGGAGGCGAGCTTGCCGTTTTTGTGGTAGCGGTTGACGGTGCCTTCGATGTAACCGTTCTCGTAGGGGAATTCTGCTTGCAGCGTGCCGTCTTCGTAGTATTCCTTCGTCAATCCCTGGCGACGGTCTGCTTCGTAGTTCGTTTCGCGCTTGAGGATGCCACTTTCGTAGTATTCCTTTTCGACTCCCTGCTTTTTGTCTTTAACATACGTGGTCTCGAAGCGGACGGCCCCGCTCGGGAACTTTTCGACGCGGACTTCTTCGCAACCGGTCAGCACGAGGGCTGCAGTGATTGCCAAGAGAGGGTAAACGAACTTGTTTTTCATAAGCAACTCCTTTGGGCCGAGGCTATTTTATAGGTGGCCTTATATGAAATCTAGTTTAAAAATTCGTTTTCGTCGTAAATTTGTCTGTTTTGTACAAATTTTAATCGCTTGTTCTTGGGCTGGCCGTCAGATTTCGATTCTGCCGGATGCCGCGAGCAACCCGATAATGTAGAGCATCCCGTCGTAGTACCGCCAGAAGCGGATGGGCACGGCCAGATTCGCAAGGTCGGCCACGAAGGGCTCGACAAGCGGGCTCCCGACAGGCAATACTTGTGCGCTCGCCGCATTCATGGCGATGAGGCCCGGAGTCGCATTGCGACCTTGGCGCGGGTACGGGGAACCGTCGACGGCGTAGTCCGAGAGGTAGGGCCTGCGGTCGTTGAAGTAATGCAGTTGGCGGGTGCAGATTTCGCGTTCGGCCTCGTCCGTGTGGAACAGGGCGTAATCGAGGCTCAGGTTGAGCGCTACGCGCCATGCGTCGCCGCTAAAGTTGTCGCTCTCGGGGAACCAGGGCATGGCCTTGGGCGTGCCGTCGTATTCGGAGTAGTCCGGGAAGAGCGCCGTAATGGGGTGGGCCGCCTTTTTCAGGTATTCGAGGCTGCATGCTGCGACATCGAGCCAGGTGTTGTCACCGGTCGCTTCTGCGAAGGCGCGGTAGAAGGCAAGCGTATGGTAGCTCGGGTCGGTGAAGTCGTTGCCGAGGACCGGGGAGAACTTGACCAGTTTCCGTTCGGGGTCGATCATCGGGCCCACGAGTTCGTTGACCGGCTTGTACTTGATGTCGTTGATGAGCTTGAGGGCGTCGTCGAAATAGTCGGGGCGGTTGAACCGCTTAGCCGCGATGAGGAGCGCCATGGCGAAGTATTCTTCGCCGTCCGGTGCGGCACCCGGGTCCATCATGGTAAATTCGGTGGTGGAAACTTGCCAGGAGAAGTAGCCCTTGTGCGGGCCGTCGGAGTTGTACAGGTACTTGCGAGAGAAGTTCCAAAGTTTCTGGAACATTTCGGGGTGGTCGGTCAAAGCCGTTATGAACATCCCGTAGCTCATGCCCTCGGACCGGATATCGTCGTGACCAATGTCGATAATGTACGACATGTCGTCGGAGGCGTCGAAACAGACTCGCTCGTCGACGGGGTCGCCTTCAAAAAGTTGACGATAAGCATTGTGAATGAGCTGGTCACCAAAATTTGGACCATAGCCCGATTCAATAAAAAGGTCGCGGGGCTTAAAACGTTGTTGCATAGTGTGAATATATATATTCAATGGGTGCGGGGACGCGTGTAAGGTAAAAAGACGTTTAATAATACCCCGTGTAATAAAAAAATATACAAAGAACGGGTAAAAAAGGGGATAAATGCAAAAGGCCGGCGATGGTGCCGGCCTTTCGAGTGGAGATAGTGGGAGTCGAACCCATGACCTACAGATTGCGAACCTGTCGCTCTACCAACTGAGCTATATCCCCATTGGGTGAGGCAAATATACGAAATTCGCCTCGTTCCGTCAAGCGGAAAAGCTTTTCGTGCAAATGGAATTTTTTTTATCTTTGTTGTTCAACCGAAAAAAGGGCATGCACTTATTTGCCGTAAATGGATGATTCAAAAGATGATGCTGAAGAAAATACAATCCTACATTCCTCTGAGCGAGCTTGAACGAGATTCCCGGCCAAGCGAGATGGTTGTGTGTTTTGATGGCGATAATGTCCGCACTTGGGCGGATTTTACCGATGACGTTTCCAAGGTACGGCGTTACCTGGAAGATCGGGAAAACGTTCCATGGATTATCCATTGCGAGGATTCGTATTACTTTATGGTCGGCCTTTTGGCTATGCTCCAGGGCGGTCGTAAAGCGCTGGTGACGGCGAACAGGCAAGAGGCTTTTATCAAGGAAATCCAGAAGCCCAGTTACGGCTTTTTGACCGACGAGCCTTTCGCGGGAGCCGCCTTGATTCAGGATGTGCTGCGCGATACGGAATCGGATGGGCGCTGGAACACGTTCGACAAGAATAATGCCCCCATGGTGATGTACACCTCGGGAACTACGGGCGAGCCGAAGATGGTCTCCAAGAAGTTCTGCCAGTTCGAGAACGAGTTATTTGAACTGGTGAAGGTGTTCGGCGATGGTTGGGTGGACCGCAAGGTCTACAGCACGGTGAACCATCACCATATTTACGGCCTGCTTTTCACGGTCTTGCTCCCGACGGCTACGGGGTTGCCTTACCGCAGGCGCCGTATCGATTACCCAGGTGAACTTGTCAGTATTGCGGGAGAGGCCGCGGTGATTGCGTCCAGCCCGGCGTACCTGAAACGCCTTGCTGCCGATGCCGAGCAGCCCATTCCCTTCAAGACGACGCCTATCATTTACTCATCCGGTGGCCCGCTCCCCGAAGAGGTGGCCCGCAAGTGCGAAGGCCTCACGGGTTATTGGACCACGGAAATTTACGGCAGCACTGAGACAGGGGGAATTGCGTACCGTCAATCCAAGAACGGCCCGATTTGGACGCCTTTCGAGGTCTGCAAGATGAGTATTGGTGAGAACGACTGCTTGAACGTGAAGTCCAGCTACATCTTGGAACCCGAAGGATTCACCACGGGCGACTTGGTGGATATTTATGATGATGGCCGTTTTTTGCTGAAGGGCCGCGCCGACTCTATTGTGAAAATTGAGGAGAAGCGAATTTCGCTCCCGGAGGTGGAAAACCGTTTGAAGCAGACGGGCTTGGTGCAGGATGTGCGCGTGGTGCCTATGGTGGGCAAGCGCCAGTACCTTGCCGCTGCCATTGTGCTGAATGCCGAGGGCCGGAACAAATTTGCGAACCAACCTAAACTGGAAATCAACAACTTTTTCAAGGCGCATCTATCGCAGTATTTGGAAAATACGGTGACTCCCAAGAAATGGCGTTACTTGGAAGAACTGCCGCAGGACACTCAAGGGAAAATCAAGATGCGCGACATCCAGGCGCTATTCAACCTTCCCGAATCCAAGAATTTCAAGATTTTAAAGATGCATCGCGAACCGGGTGCGCTTTCGTTGAAACTGGTTTTCCCTGCCGACAGTGATTTTTACGACGGGCATTTCCCGACATTCAAGTTGCTCCCTGCCGTGGCCCAGGTGGATATGGTGGCCGTTTTTGCTCACGCCTTGTTGGGAGCGCCTTGGGGAATCCAGAAAATCCAGCGGACCAAGTTCTGCTACCCTGTGTTGCCCGATACGGTCGCCAATCTGGAAATGAGTTATAATGCGGAATTGGGCAAGGTGCAGTTCAGCTACACCAACGAAAGCGGGCGCGTTTTATCGACGGGTTCGCTTTTAATGCAGATGAATGCGTGAGAATGTAAAAAATAACATTGCAAGCGGCTTCTAAGTTTATTGTATAATTTCTAAATTTGCGGCGCAGAAAATACAAAGGAGTATAAAATGAAAACTGTCGTCGTCGGACCTGAAAAATTGACCATTGAGCAAGTGGTTGCCGTTGCCAAGCGCGAAGCGCTCGTGGAATTGGATTCTAGCTCCCAGTTCCAGGAGAAGATTGATGCGGGCGCAGCTTTTTTGGACGAGGCTCTTGCTGAACATGGTGGAATTTACGGCGTGACGACCGGTTACGGCGATTCTTGCACTCAGGTGGTGCCGCCGGATCATTACTACGATTTGCCCGTGAACCTTACTCGTTTCCATGGCTGCGGCATGGGAAACTATTTTGACGAGGAAACGACCCGCGCTATCATGTTGGTGCGCCTGAATACGCTTGCTCGTGGATTCTCGGGTGTGAGCTATGCGCTTTTGAAAATCATCATGGACTTTTTGCAGAACGACATTCTGCCTCTGATTCCGCAGGAAGGTTCCGTAGGTGCAAGTGGCGACCTGACTCCGCTTTCTTACTTGGCTGGGGCTTTGATTGGTGAACGCGATGTCCTTTATAAGGGAGAACGTCGTGCATCGAAGGACGTGATGGCCGAACTCGGAATTACCCCGCACCGTTTCCGCCCCAAGGAAGCTATTGCTATCATGAACGGCACGGCTGTGATGAACGCCGTCGCTTGCATGGCCTTTAGCCGTGCCGAATATCTGGCCGACTTGAGCTGCCGCATTACGGCGATGAACACGATTGCCATGAAGGGGAATGCCTACCACTTCTACGAACGTTTGTTTGCCGTGAAGCCGCACCCGGGCTTGGTGACTGCCGCAAAGAAAATGCGCGATGCTATGAACTTGGAAGTCGAGAAGAACGTGATTCCCGAAAAGATTCAGGACCCGTACTCCCTGCGTTGCGCTCCGCACGTGGTGGGCGTGTTCTACGATTCCGAGCCGTTGCTCCGCCAGCTGATTGAAATCGAGATGAACAGTGCGAACGACAACCCGATTATCGATCCCGAAACCAGGAACATTTTCCATGGTGGACATTTCTACGGCGGACATATCTGCCTTGCCATGGATACGCTCAAGAACATCGTGGCAAACTTTGCCGACCTTCTGGATCGCCAGCTTGCAACGATTGTGGATATCAAGTTCAACCGTAAGTTGCCGCCTAACCTTTCGGGCAGCCAGGGCGAATTCTCCATCAACCACGGTTTCAAGGCTGTGCAGATTGGTGTTTCTGCTTGGACTGCCGAGGCGCTTCACAATACCATGCCGATGAGCGTGTTCAGTCGCTCCACCGAATGCCACAACCAAGATAAGGTAAGTATGGGCACGATTGCGGCTCGCGATTGTATCCGCGTGATTGAATTGACCGAGCAGGTGGCTGCAGCCGTGTTGCTTGCTGCGTCCCAGGCTCTCCGTATCCGCAAGGAACGCGGTGAACTGACCGAAGATCGCCTTGCCGGTATCAAGCAGACTTACGATCAGGTGTTCGAGAACTTTGCGCCGCTCGCCTGCGACCGCCAGTTGGAGCCGGACCTCCGTAAGACGCTAGAGCTGATTCGCGAAAAGCATTACGCTGTGTAATTGTACATTTGTTCACTATTTTTAAGACGGCTATGCCGTCTTTTTTTATATTTGAAGCATGACCAAGTCCATCGAAATCCGCGACGCGCACGAACACAACCTCCGCCATGTGAACCTTTCCATTCCCCGCGATTCCATCGTGGTGGTGACCGGCGTTTCCGGTTCGGGCAAGTCGAGCCTCGCGTTCGATACGGTGTTCCAGGAAGGCCAGCGCCGTTTTGTGGAGTCGCTCTCGGCGTATGCGCGCCAGTTTATCGGCCGCATGAAGCACCCCGAGGTGGAGAGCGTGCGCGGCATTTCGCCGACAATTTCGATTGACCAGAAGACGGTGAACCGCAACCCGCGTTCCACAGTGGGTACGGTGGTCGAGATTTTGGACCATTACCGTTTGCTTTTTGCTCGTTTGGGTGTGCCGCACTGCCCCGATTGCGGACGCGTAATCCAGGCGCAGACGGTGGACCAGATTGTCGATAACTTGTATGTAAGCGACGAGGGCAAGCAGATTACGGTGATGGCCCCGATTGTGCAGGAGCGCAAGGGTGAATATCGCAAGGAGTTGGCCGAACTCAAGGAAAACGGCTTTGTGCGTGCCCGCGTGGATGGCACGATTTATAGGCTTGAAGACGTACCTGCGCTCGTGCGTTACGAAAAGCACACGATTGAAGCGGTGATTGACCGCTTGTCGCTTGAACGCAAGAACATGAGCCGCCTGCGTGAGGCGTTGGAAGGAGCGTTGAAGCTGACCGACGGGAAGTTGGTGAGCTTCTTGTTGGTTACGGGTGAGGGTAAGGAAGAATACCGCTTGCAGGGTA harbors:
- a CDS encoding AMP-binding protein; protein product: MMLKKIQSYIPLSELERDSRPSEMVVCFDGDNVRTWADFTDDVSKVRRYLEDRENVPWIIHCEDSYYFMVGLLAMLQGGRKALVTANRQEAFIKEIQKPSYGFLTDEPFAGAALIQDVLRDTESDGRWNTFDKNNAPMVMYTSGTTGEPKMVSKKFCQFENELFELVKVFGDGWVDRKVYSTVNHHHIYGLLFTVLLPTATGLPYRRRRIDYPGELVSIAGEAAVIASSPAYLKRLAADAEQPIPFKTTPIIYSSGGPLPEEVARKCEGLTGYWTTEIYGSTETGGIAYRQSKNGPIWTPFEVCKMSIGENDCLNVKSSYILEPEGFTTGDLVDIYDDGRFLLKGRADSIVKIEEKRISLPEVENRLKQTGLVQDVRVVPMVGKRQYLAAAIVLNAEGRNKFANQPKLEINNFFKAHLSQYLENTVTPKKWRYLEELPQDTQGKIKMRDIQALFNLPESKNFKILKMHREPGALSLKLVFPADSDFYDGHFPTFKLLPAVAQVDMVAVFAHALLGAPWGIQKIQRTKFCYPVLPDTVANLEMSYNAELGKVQFSYTNESGRVLSTGSLLMQMNA
- a CDS encoding glycosyl hydrolase family 8, encoding MQQRFKPRDLFIESGYGPNFGDQLIHNAYRQLFEGDPVDERVCFDASDDMSYIIDIGHDDIRSEGMSYGMFITALTDHPEMFQKLWNFSRKYLYNSDGPHKGYFSWQVSTTEFTMMDPGAAPDGEEYFAMALLIAAKRFNRPDYFDDALKLINDIKYKPVNELVGPMIDPERKLVKFSPVLGNDFTDPSYHTLAFYRAFAEATGDNTWLDVAACSLEYLKKAAHPITALFPDYSEYDGTPKAMPWFPESDNFSGDAWRVALNLSLDYALFHTDEAEREICTRQLHYFNDRRPYLSDYAVDGSPYPRQGRNATPGLIAMNAASAQVLPVGSPLVEPFVADLANLAVPIRFWRYYDGMLYIIGLLAASGRIEI
- a CDS encoding FISUMP domain-containing protein, which gives rise to MKNKFVYPLLAITAALVLTGCEEVRVEKFPSGAVRFETTYVKDKKQGVEKEYYESGILKRETNYEADRRQGLTKEYYEDGTLQAEFPYENGYIEGTVNRYHKNGKLASSALYKQNKQIEFGKYLDENGEPATSGSYKDPRDGYAYEWVRIGTQLWTAENINYATASGSLCYQCNHWGRLYDFENAQKACPDGFHMPSKDEWQVLLDFAGKEPGMKLKAGYGWDPIKGTAERGNGKDEFGFGAKAGGAHFAKSDVPLKERKLEEAGQKAYFWTSEGEVLTFVTNKNTAKFEKFNPEFGASLRCLKD
- a CDS encoding aromatic amino acid ammonia-lyase, with the translated sequence MKTVVVGPEKLTIEQVVAVAKREALVELDSSSQFQEKIDAGAAFLDEALAEHGGIYGVTTGYGDSCTQVVPPDHYYDLPVNLTRFHGCGMGNYFDEETTRAIMLVRLNTLARGFSGVSYALLKIIMDFLQNDILPLIPQEGSVGASGDLTPLSYLAGALIGERDVLYKGERRASKDVMAELGITPHRFRPKEAIAIMNGTAVMNAVACMAFSRAEYLADLSCRITAMNTIAMKGNAYHFYERLFAVKPHPGLVTAAKKMRDAMNLEVEKNVIPEKIQDPYSLRCAPHVVGVFYDSEPLLRQLIEIEMNSANDNPIIDPETRNIFHGGHFYGGHICLAMDTLKNIVANFADLLDRQLATIVDIKFNRKLPPNLSGSQGEFSINHGFKAVQIGVSAWTAEALHNTMPMSVFSRSTECHNQDKVSMGTIAARDCIRVIELTEQVAAAVLLAASQALRIRKERGELTEDRLAGIKQTYDQVFENFAPLACDRQLEPDLRKTLELIREKHYAV